A genomic window from Camarhynchus parvulus chromosome 27, STF_HiC, whole genome shotgun sequence includes:
- the UBE2Z gene encoding LOW QUALITY PROTEIN: ubiquitin-conjugating enzyme E2 Z (The sequence of the model RefSeq protein was modified relative to this genomic sequence to represent the inferred CDS: inserted 1 base in 1 codon): MAESPAAEDAAPAPAAVLAAGGGGSASPSAAGSAGSPGVFIPAELWAAAGFGAAAAPGTGVAPGSGGAPMAAAAAGAALLTHSAFWDPTVSGDWDSERPSPACLLRIKRDIMSIYKEPPPGMFVVPXPHDMTKIHALITGPFDTPYEGGFFLFLFRCPPDYPIHPPRVKLMTTGNNTVRFNPNFYRNGKVCLSILGTWTGPAWSPAQSISSVLISIQSLMTENPYHNEPGFEQERHPGDSKNYNECIRHETIRVAVCDMLEGKCPCPEPLRGVMEKSFMEYLDFYEGVCKERLHLQGQTMQDPFRGGTDYQALLGRLQALRARLHERQQQQQQQQQQQDSADMDSESSSSEAEPEPHGCPRA, encoded by the exons ATGGCGGAGAGCCCGGCGGCCGAGGacgcggccccggccccggccgcggtgctggcggcgggcggcggcggcagcgcctcGCCCAGCGCCGCCGGCTCCGCGGGCAGCCCCGGCGTCTTCATCCCCGCCGAGCTCTGGGCGGCCGCGGGCTTcggcgcggccgcggcgccCGGCACCGGCGTGGCTCCCGGTAGCGGCGGCGCCccgatggcggcggcggcggcgggggccgcgCTCCTCACGCACTCCGCCTTCTGGGACCCCACGGTCAGCGGCGACTGGGACAGCGAGCGGCCCAGCCCGGCCTGCCTGCTGCGGATCAAACG GGACATCATGTCCATCTACAAGGAGCCGCCGCCGGGGATGTTCGTTGTGC GACCCCACGACATGACCAAG ATCCACGCGCTGATCACGGGCCCGTTCGACACCCCCTACGAGGGCGGCTTCTTCCTGTTCCTGTTCCGCTGCCCGCCCGACTACCCCATCCACCCGCCCCGCGTCAAGCTCATGACCACGGGCAACAACACCGTCAGGTTCAACCCCAACTTCTACCGCAACGGCAAGGTCTGCCTCAGCATCCTGGG CACGTGGACAGGCCCGGCCTGGAGCCCGGCGCAGAGCATCTCGTCGGTGCTGATCTCCATCCAGTCCCTGATGACCGAGAACCCGTACCACAACGAGCCCGGCTTCGAGCAg GAGCGGCACCCCGGGGACAGCAAGAACTACAACGAGTGCATCCGGCACGAGACCATCCGCGTGGCCGTGTGCGACATGCTGGagggaaagtgtccctgccccgAGCCCCTGCG gggcGTCATGGAGAAATCCTTCATGGAGTACCTGGACTTCTACGAGGGCGTCTGCAAGGAgaggctgcacctgcagggcCAGACCATGCAG GACCCTTTCCGGGGCGGCACCGATTACCAGGCGCTGCTGGGGCGGCTGCAGGCGCTGCGGGCGCGGCTGCAcgagcggcagcagcagcagcagcagcagcagcagcagcaggacagcgCCGACATGGACTCGGAGAGCAGCTCCTCGGAGGCCGAGCCCGAGCCGCACGGCTGCCCCAGGGCTTAG
- the ATP5MC1 gene encoding ATP synthase F(0) complex subunit C1, mitochondrial, with the protein MQAPVALLGSPALFRCCSRALARPVSVAVFSRPEESAQVSLAVQPQPQRQFRSSALSLPVPVCPGRQRRGQTDRGQAVGDRTTRTPGIQGDGAATRGQGQGSGAGISTVFGSLIIGYARNPSLKQQLFSYAILGFALSEAMGLFCLMVAFLILFAM; encoded by the exons ATGCAGGCTCCCGTGGCTCTCCTCGGCTCCCCAGCGCTG ttccgctgctgctccagggctctggcCAGGCCCGTGTCCGTGGCTGTGTTCAGCAGGCCTGAGGAGAGCGCGCAG gtgtccctggctgtgcagccGCAGCCCCAGCGGCAGTTCCGCAGCTCGgcgctgtccctgcctgtccccgt GTGTCCTGGCCGCCAGCGccggggacagacagacaggggacaGGCTGTCGGGGACAGGACGACACGGACGCCAGGGATTCAGGGGGACGGGGCCGCcaccaggggacagggacagggctcgGGGGCGGGGATCAGCACCGTGTTCGGGAGCCTCATCATCGGATACGCCAG gaacCCGtccctgaagcagcagctcttctccTACGCCATCCTGGGCTTCGCGCTGTCCGAGGCCATGGGGCTCTTCTGTCTGATGGTGGCATTCCTCATCCTCTTCGCCATGTGA